One genomic segment of Paraburkholderia aromaticivorans includes these proteins:
- a CDS encoding zinc ribbon domain-containing protein YjdM, producing the protein MSTIPACPQCAMENTYPDGDNYVCPDCAHEWPINAAASAEDADERVVKDANGNPLADGDAVVLIKDLKVKGSSITLKMGTKVKSIRLVGGDHEVDCKMDAGNFMLKAAYLKKV; encoded by the coding sequence ATGTCGACAATTCCCGCCTGCCCGCAATGCGCAATGGAAAACACGTACCCGGACGGCGACAATTACGTCTGCCCGGATTGCGCGCATGAATGGCCGATCAACGCCGCCGCATCCGCCGAAGACGCCGACGAACGCGTGGTCAAGGACGCCAACGGCAACCCGCTGGCCGATGGCGACGCCGTCGTGCTGATCAAGGACCTGAAAGTGAAAGGTTCGTCGATCACGCTCAAAATGGGCACCAAGGTCAAGAGCATTCGCCTCGTGGGCGGCGATCATGAAGTGGACTGCAAAATGGACGCGGGCAACTTCATGCTGAAGGCCGCGTATCTGAAGAAGGTCTGA
- a CDS encoding putative quinol monooxygenase, whose amino-acid sequence MVKLALYVRLEARPGKEKEVEAFLLGGLPHVEEEPGTVAWFGLKLGPSTFGIFDAFNDEGGRDAHLHGKVAAALMAKAGELLASPPSIEKVDVLAAKLPG is encoded by the coding sequence ATGGTCAAACTCGCCCTGTACGTGCGTCTTGAAGCCAGACCCGGCAAGGAGAAGGAGGTCGAAGCGTTTCTGCTCGGCGGCTTGCCGCACGTCGAGGAGGAGCCGGGCACCGTCGCGTGGTTCGGTCTGAAGCTGGGGCCGTCCACGTTCGGCATTTTCGATGCCTTTAACGATGAGGGTGGCCGTGACGCGCATCTGCACGGCAAGGTGGCGGCCGCCTTGATGGCGAAGGCCGGCGAGCTGCTCGCCTCGCCGCCCAGCATTGAAAAGGTCGACGTGCTGGCGGCCAAATTGCCCGGCTGA
- a CDS encoding sensor domain-containing diguanylate cyclase — MLDILPRGPAPANDDSEMFELAPVSLWLEDFSGVRALFDAWRADGVTDLRAHFAANPGCVAECAHSIRVVKVNQKTLTQFEAADFEALTGNLASVFRDDMLKTHLEELCQLWAGQSQFTSQTVNYTLGGRRLDVLLKGAVLPGHEARWDRVLVSVEDITELEGARHRVTLAEQYVRGLFEYSPVSLWVEDFSAVKRLLDEARAAGINDFRVFTDVHPEFVERCMQEIHVLDVNQHTLDMFAAKDKKTLLAHLPDVFRDDMRPHFREQLIDLWDGKLFQQREVLNYSLDGSEVHVHLQFSVLPGHEKNWDLVLVALTDITARKKAEAYLEFLGKHDVLTKLRNRSFYVDELNRLERKGPWPVTIIMADLNGLKRVNDQLGHAAGDALLRRAGEVLAKATETPFHAARIGGDEFAILMPDTDERGGVAMVDAIRQLVEMNNQFYPGSPLSFSMGAATCQRGDRLEAGVQRADLLMYEDKRAIYASQPAAEADDASGV, encoded by the coding sequence ATGCTGGACATCCTCCCGCGCGGCCCCGCGCCCGCCAACGACGATTCCGAGATGTTCGAACTCGCGCCGGTCTCGCTCTGGCTCGAAGATTTCAGCGGCGTGCGCGCACTGTTCGATGCATGGCGGGCCGACGGCGTGACCGATCTGCGTGCGCACTTCGCCGCCAATCCGGGCTGTGTCGCGGAGTGCGCGCACAGCATCCGCGTCGTCAAGGTCAATCAGAAGACGCTCACCCAATTCGAGGCTGCCGATTTCGAGGCGCTTACCGGCAATCTCGCCTCGGTGTTCCGCGACGACATGCTCAAGACCCACCTCGAAGAGCTATGCCAGTTGTGGGCCGGGCAATCGCAGTTCACCAGCCAGACAGTCAACTACACGCTCGGCGGACGGCGCCTCGACGTGTTGCTCAAGGGCGCCGTGCTGCCCGGGCACGAGGCGCGCTGGGACCGCGTGCTGGTATCGGTCGAAGACATCACCGAACTGGAAGGCGCGCGGCATCGCGTGACGCTCGCCGAGCAGTACGTGCGGGGCCTCTTCGAGTATTCGCCGGTATCGCTCTGGGTGGAGGATTTCAGCGCGGTCAAGCGTCTGCTCGACGAAGCGCGCGCGGCCGGCATCAACGATTTCCGCGTGTTCACCGACGTGCATCCCGAGTTCGTCGAGCGCTGCATGCAGGAAATCCATGTGCTCGACGTGAACCAGCACACGCTCGACATGTTCGCGGCCAAAGACAAGAAAACGCTGCTGGCGCACCTGCCCGATGTATTCCGCGACGACATGCGGCCGCATTTCCGCGAGCAGTTGATCGATCTATGGGACGGCAAGCTGTTCCAGCAGCGCGAGGTGCTCAACTACTCGCTCGACGGCAGCGAGGTGCACGTGCATCTGCAATTCTCCGTGCTGCCGGGCCATGAAAAGAATTGGGATCTGGTGCTGGTGGCGCTCACGGACATCACGGCGCGCAAGAAGGCCGAAGCGTACCTGGAGTTCCTCGGCAAGCACGACGTGCTGACCAAACTGCGCAACCGCTCCTTCTACGTGGACGAGCTGAACCGGCTCGAACGCAAGGGTCCGTGGCCCGTCACGATCATCATGGCCGATCTGAACGGTTTGAAACGCGTGAACGATCAGCTCGGCCACGCCGCGGGCGATGCGCTGCTGCGGCGCGCCGGCGAAGTGCTCGCCAAGGCGACCGAAACCCCGTTTCATGCGGCACGCATTGGCGGCGACGAGTTCGCGATCCTGATGCCGGACACCGACGAGCGCGGCGGCGTCGCCATGGTCGATGCGATCAGGCAACTGGTCGAGATGAACAATCAGTTCTATCCCGGCTCACCGCTCAGCTTCTCGATGGGCGCGGCCACCTGCCAGCGCGGCGACCGGCTCGAAGCGGGCGTGCAGCGCGCCGATCTGCTCATGTACGAGGACAAACGCGCGATCTACGCGAGCCAGCCGGCTGCCGAAGCGGACGACGCGTCCGGCGTCTGA